Proteins encoded together in one Anaerotignum propionicum DSM 1682 window:
- a CDS encoding helix-turn-helix domain-containing protein, whose amino-acid sequence MNVGQRIKECRIRRGLTVDELAEKLKKNRATVYRYEKGDIENLPITILEPIAEALGTSPAFLMGWTENSAPLMEKKNIYEFEEMRETFQPTTHELEVLKAYRNQPNMQPAVDRILGVTSRRHIRMEGKVAARGFQETTFTNMIDKTQET is encoded by the coding sequence ATGAATGTTGGACAAAGAATTAAAGAATGCAGAATTAGAAGGGGGCTCACCGTAGATGAACTGGCGGAAAAACTGAAGAAAAATCGGGCTACTGTTTACCGTTATGAAAAAGGCGATATCGAAAATTTACCCATTACGATACTGGAACCAATTGCAGAAGCTTTGGGCACCTCTCCCGCCTTTTTAATGGGTTGGACAGAGAACAGTGCTCCCTTGATGGAAAAAAAGAACATATATGAATTTGAAGAAATGAGAGAGACCTTCCAACCTACTACCCATGAGTTGGAAGTTTTGAAAGCCTACCGTAATCAACCTAATATGCAGCCTGCTGTTGATCGCATCTTAGGCGTCACCTCCAGACGTCATATTCGTATGGAAGGCAAAGTTGCCGCTAGAGGCTTTCAGGAAACCACGTTCACTAATATGATTGATAAAACACAGGAAACATGA